The sequence tccattcatcatctcctacttcgcgcttcatagtcctcagccatgaaggcctgggtattccaactcctcttctagtgccttgtggggcccagctgaacgtttggtgaactaatctctcttgaggagtgtgaagagtatgcttaaaccatctccatctacccctcatcatgatctcatccacatatgccactcaagtaatctctcttataatttaatttctaatcatgtcctgccatttaactcccaatatccttctaagagctttgttctcaaatctactaaatctattggagattgtttcattgtcataccatgattcatatccatagagtaacaccgaccttactaaactgatatatagtttgatttttatatgtaattttgggcgatttaatttccaaattatatttaaccaagccattgtctaatttgcttttttcaatctttcactaaactctaattctaaagaccctgtattggtgatcatagttcctaaatacttgaatgattctacctcattaatcctttctcattccagtgatatttcatctccctttgcatactccgttctcatcgtctctgtctttcctctatttatctccagtccaacctcgtgtgatatttcatgcattctggtaagcaagtattgcaaatcctgtggtgttctgctaacaaggacagcatcatcagcatactttagctttgctaaattcctatcaccattccagtccaatcattctccaccatctctgactgttctacgcattgcaaaatccatgaggaggataaacaacataggtgacaccacattcccttagagtactctgctATGATCTACTGTGCAGTTTTTTTGCCCTGCCATGGCTCACTTCGCCCGCAGAGAACACAAAAAATCACTGcttctatgtactggcaagcggtacatataGAGCTGCGCTCGCCTACCCCATTGGTCTTTATTTCAGGGATATAttttaaaacttctaatgcttttTGCTCTGCATGATCTACCCATAGATCACATGCCATAAATAGCAGATCGTTATCATAGATTTATAGATCGCAGACTTTTGGTAGATCACGTAtaatgggtgcatatatatatatatatatatatatatatatatatatatatatatatatatatattacatatatatatatatatatatatatatatatatatttgtatatacatatttatattaaatatttacatatatatctttatatgtatatatatttatgtatatactgtatacacaccccccccacacacacacacatatatatatatatatatatatatatatatatatatatatatacatatatatatatatatatatatatatatatatatatgtgtgtgtgtgtgtatttatatatatacatatttatatatatttacatatatatctttatatgtatatatatttacgtatataaatacacacgtatatatatgtattataaatatatatgtatatttatacatatagacatatatgtatatatatacatatactatatatatatatatatatatatatatatatatatatatatatatatatatataaattatatatatacatatatatttatatatatacatagatatattttatgtacatatacatattatatattttcatatatttatatgtatttatatatttatgtatacatatatatacatatatatatatctatctatctatatatatatatatatatatatacatatatatatatatctatatatatatatacatatacatatatatatatatacatatatatatttatgtttgaatatatatgtatatatatatatatatatatatatatatatatatatatatatatatatatatgtatgtataaatagatatatatgtatatatatacaaatatatacgagGGTGATCCAAAAAGTTCGTGGAAAATGTTGAAAAAATCTTTATTTAGCAAATACTGACTTACAaattgttataatttttcaatataggTTCCAGTTCTAACAATGCATTTCTCCAAACGATGTTTCCAACATTTTAGTCCATCTTGGTAGATATCGTAGCTTTTAGATCGGAACCACTCCAAAGTTGCAGTTTTGGCATCGTCAGTCGAAGGAAACCGCATTcctttcagggtttttttttttttttttttttttttttttttttttttttttttttttttttttttttttaaatttaggaaaCAGAAAAAGTCTAAGGGGACCAGATCAGGGCTGTAATGTAGATAAACCAGGATTTTCCACCtaaattttcttaaaacatttcTTGCCAATAAAGGCAAATTGGCTGGGGCATCATCATGGTGAAAAAGAATGCCTCTATGAAGTTTGCCAGGCCCTTTTTGTACAAGACCTTTATTCAATTTCCTTAGAGCACACATAATAAACCACTGTAACGGTTTTGCGTTCTTTAAGGAAGTCAACAAAGATTATGCCATGGAAATCCCAAAACACTGTGGCCAGTCATTTCTTTGCAGATCGATCTGCCTTGAATTTCTTCGGGCGGTCTGAACCTTAAGAGAGCCACACTTCTGACTGGATTTTGTTCTCTGGATCAAAAAGATAAATCCATGTTTTATCACCAGTTACAATCTTGCTGAGAAATTCCTCTTCGTTTGTTTCAAATCGATTCAAAATGCTTACAGAAAGAGCTGCTCCCCGATCCAGTTGTTGATGCCGCAACGCTTTCGGCACCCATCTTGCTGACAGCTTGCTTAAACTATAGTTATCAACCAGAATAGAATTTGCTGATCCACGTGAAATGCCCTTTGCATTAGCCATGTAATCGATGGTAATTCTCCGATCTTCTCGAAAAAGAGATCTAACAGCAGCTACTCTTTCTTCGGTTATTGATGTTGACGGTCTCCCACTTCCATGATCATCTTCACACTCGATTAAACTCTCTCGGAATCGCGTAATCCATTTGTAAACCATACTCTTTTTAGGGCCATTGTTTCCATAAATAGCGTTCAAAGCTTCAAGTATCTGCTTAATTTCCCAATTAAGTTTTGTTAGGAATTTAACGTTGGTTCTCCTCTCCAATTTGGAACACTCCATAATGCTCCAAGGTAGGGGTTACTTTCAATGTGTTTGAAATATGTTAGCGATAACGAATTAAGCGGTGCAGTTGTTTCCAACACGAGAAAGCATGAAGGATTCGTGAACACACAGTTTGTCTCAAATTTAACCGACCATTTGAAATTATTCAACAGTTTCCACGAACTTTTTGGATtgccctcgtgtatatatatatgtatatatatatatatatatatatatatatatatatatatatatacactgtatatatatatatatatatatatatatatatatatatatatatactgtatatatataaatatatatatacatatatttttatttatatatacatatagatatatttatatatatatatataaatatatatttatatatatgaataatatatatatatatatatatatatatatatatatatatatataaatattggcatatatatatatatataaataaatatatatatatatatatatatatatatatatatatatatatatttatacatatatatttatacatatatatgtatatatttatatatatatatatatatgaagattatatatacagcatgtatatatatatatatatatatatatatatatatatatatatatatatatatatatatatactgtatattataaatatatgtgtgtgtgtctgtatacatacaaCCTAACAATAAATTTCACATTTCGtgttattaacaaacaaaaaaagatCCCATCTGAAAAGCGTCAGGAACCCCAGACCGACTCTACGCTATAAAATTTCTTCGACCAAGTCAGGTTATAGCATACTTCTACCTcaccctccctcccttcctccctcatTTCCCCCTTCTTTCCCCTCCCTTCAGCTGAGTCCTTCCTtcccgctgctgctgctgctgccgctgtttCTGCTAAGCTTAACTACGAAGGACAGCGGCACAGAGCAGCTCAGCAGAGAAGAGTCAGTCCTGTTCAGGGAGCCGAAGTGTCAAGTGTGTAGTTACCGCGCGCTGTGCTGGGTAGATTCGCTCCCTCCTTTGTTTTCTCCCAATTCGGAGCCCATTTCGTCTTCTGTGGATATCCCATTCCCGCTTCATTCCCATTCCAAGGTTATTCCCAGCCGTGCGTGAAGTGTGTTGCCGGGAATTGCAAATAACAGATGCAGATCAATACCCCTACGCGTGTTGCAAAAGGATATTTTGGAATGacgacaggaaaaaaaaaggaaaaaaaaaaactcaggaagtGATTTTATCTTCTACGATTAAGGACATTCATTTGATTTCCTTTGATATTTTTGTATATCGGGTGAAAACGCGAGGACTACATGCTGTACTAACAAAGAGAGTTGAGAACAGAGATTGATCTGTTCTTTGTGTTTGGGTTTtgaataattcatttattttctggTGATTTCACTATTGATAAGAAAAGACGGCTGCCATTTTAGTATTCATAGCGTTCTGTCGGTTATTTCAAAAGCTTATTCACCCGATTGACGTATTAGATGCTTATATACACGGCTGTCGTTTATTTGAAACGCTTGTATACCGGACTGACGTTTATTTGAAAGACTATGGACAAGGCTGACGTTTAGTTGAAAGATTATGGACAAGACTGACATTTATTTCAAAGACTGGACAAGGCTGGCGTTTATTTGAAAGACTATGGACAAGACTGACGTTTATTTTAAAGGCTATGGACAAGGCTGACGTTTATTTAAAACACTATGGACAAGACTGACGTTTATTACAAAGACTGGACAAGACTGACGTTTATTTTAAAGACTATGGACAAGACTGACGTTTATTTGAAAGACTATGGACAAGACTGACGTTAATTTCAAAGACTATGGCCAAGACTGACGTTTATTACAAAGACTGGACAAGTTTGACGTTTATTTGAAAGACTATGGACAAGACTGACGTTTATTAAAAAGACTAAACAAGATTGATGTTTATTTGAAAGACTATGGACAAGAATGACGTTTATTACAAAGTCTGAAGAAGACTGACTTTTATATGAAAGACTATGGACAAGACTGATGTTTATTTTAAAGGATATGGACAAGACTGACGTTTATTAAAAAGACTGGAA comes from Palaemon carinicauda isolate YSFRI2023 chromosome 19, ASM3689809v2, whole genome shotgun sequence and encodes:
- the LOC137658888 gene encoding protein GVQW3-like, which codes for MECSKLERRTNVKFLTKLNWEIKQILEALNAIYGNNGPKKSMVYKWITRFRESLIECEDDHGSGRPSTSITEERVAAVRSLFREDRRITIDYMANAKGISRGSANSILVDNYSLSKLSARWVPKALRHQQLDRGAALSVSILNRFETNEEEFLSKIVTGDKTWIYLFDPENKIQSEVWLS